A portion of the Meleagris gallopavo isolate NT-WF06-2002-E0010 breed Aviagen turkey brand Nicholas breeding stock chromosome 16, Turkey_5.1, whole genome shotgun sequence genome contains these proteins:
- the FLII gene encoding protein flightless-1 homolog codes for MTSLRWLKLNRTGLCYLPEELAALQKLEHLSVSHNSLTTLHGELSSLPCLRAIVARANSLKNSGVPDDIFQLEDLSVLDLSRNDLTECPRELENAKNMLVLNLGHNSIETIPNQLFINLTDLLYLDLSNNKLESLPPQMRRLVHLQTLILNDNPLLHAQLRQLPAMTALQTLHLRNTQRTQSNLPTSLESLVNLADVDLSCNNLSRVPECLYTLGSLRRLNLSSNQITELSLCIDQWTQLETLNLSRNELTSLPSAICKLTKLKKMYLNSNKLDFDGIPSGIGKLSNLEEFMAANNNLELIPESLCRCSKLRKLVLNKNRLVTLPEAIHFLTDVEVLDVRENPNLVMPPKPAERTSEWYNIDFSLQNQLRLAGASPATVAAAAAGSSTKDPLARKMRLRRRKDSAQDDQAKQVLKGMSDVAQEKNKKIEESGEAKAPDLKARRWDQGLEKPQLDYSEFFSEDVGQLPGLSIWQIENFVPTLVDDAFYGKFYEADCYIVLKTFLDENGSLSWEIYYWIGQEATLDKKACSAIHAVNLRNYLGAECRCIREEMGDESDEFLQVFDNDISYIEGGTASGFFTVEDTQYVTRLYRVYGKKNIKLEPVALKGTSLDPRFVFLLDHGLELYVWRGSRATLSSTTKARLFAEKINKNERKGKAEITLLCQGQESPEFWEVLGGQPEEIQPCVPDDFQPHKPKLYKVGLGLGYLELPQINYKLSVEHKKRLKADLMPEMRLLQSLLDTKNVYILDCWSDVFIWIGRKSSRLVRAAALKLSQELCGMLHRPKHAMVTRNLEGTECQVFKSKFKNWDDVLQVDYTRNAENVLQEGGLAGKVRKDAEKKDQMKADLTALFLPRQPPMPLNEAEQLMEEWNEDLDGMEGFVLEGKKFARLPEEEFGHFHTHDCYVFLCRYWVPVEYEEEEEKRKKTEGKEEEEGEEEEEEKQPEEDFQCIVYFWQGREASNMGWLTFTFSLQKKFESLFPGKLEVVRMTQQQENPKFLSHFKRRFVIHRGKRKEKASPPQPSLYHIRTNGGALCTRCIQINTDAGLLNSEFCFILKVPFESTDNQGIVYTWVGRAADPDEAKLAEDIMNNMFDDSYSKQVINEGEEPENFFWVGIGSQKPYDEDAEYMKHSRLFRCSNEKGYFAVSEKCSDFCQDDLADDDIMLLDNGQEVYMWVGTQTSQVEIKLSLKACQVYIQHMRSKDPTRPRKLRLVRKGNEPWPFTRCFHAWSVFRKPPA; via the exons ATGACCAGCCTGCGCTGGCTGAAGCTGAACCGTACAGGGCTCTGCTACCTGCCCGAGGAGCTCGCTGCCCTGCAGAAGCTG GAACACCTGTCCGTCAGCCACAACAGCCTTACCACGCTTCATGGCGAGCTGTCCAGCCTGCCTTGCCTCCGG GCAATCGTGGCACGTGCCAACAGCCTGAAGAACTCAGGAGTCCCCGATGACATCTTCCAGCTGGAGGACCTCTCGGTGCTG GACCTGAGCCGCAATGATCTGACTGAGTGTCCCCGGGAGCTGGAGAATGCCAAGAACATGCTGGTGCTCAACCTGGGCCACAACAG CATCGAGACCATCCCCAACCAGCTTTTCATCAACCTCACGGACCTGCTCTACCTTGACCTGAGCAACAACAAGCTGGAGAGCCTCCCACCACAGATGAGACGGCTGGTGCACCTCCAGACCCTCATCCTCAATGAcaaccccctgctgcatgcacagCTGCG GCAGCTCCCGGCAATGACAGCTCTGCAGACCCTGCACCTGCGGAACACACAGCGCACGCAGAGCAACCTGCCCACCAGCCTGGAGAGCCTGGTCAACCTGGCAG ATGTGGACCTGTCCTGCAACAACCTCAGCCGTGTTCCTGAGTGCCTCTATACACTGGGCAGCCTGCGGCGCCTCAACCTCAGCAGCAACCAGATCACCGAGCTGTCCCTCTGCATCGACCAGTGGACACAGCTGGAGACCCTCAACCTGTCCCGCAATGAGCTCACCTCCCTGCCT tCGGCCATCTGCAAGCTGACCAAGCTGAAGAAGATGTACCTCAACTCCAACAAGCTCGACTTTGACGGGATCCCCTCAGGCATTGGCAAGCTCTCCAACCTGGAGGAGTTCATGGCAGCCAACAACAACCTGGAGCTCATCCCTGAGAGCTTGTGCAG GTGTTCCAAGCTGCGGAAGCTAGTGCTGAACAAGAACCGCTTGGTGACGCTGCCAGAGGCCATCCACTTCCTGACAGATGTGGAG GTCCTGGATGTGCGCGAGAACCCCAACCTGGTGATGCCCCCGAAGCCAGCAGAGCGGACGTCGGAGTGGTACAACATCGACTTCTCTCTGCAGAACCAGCTTCGCCTGGCTGGAGCATCACCAGCCACCGTGGCAGCCGCTGCAGCAG GGAGCAGCACCAAGGACCCGCTGGCCCGCAAGATGCGCCTGCGGCGGCGCAAGGACTCAGCCCAGGATGACCAAGCCAAGCAGGTGCTGAAGGGGATGTCAGATGTGGCCCAGGAGAAGAACAAGAAGATAGAG GAGAGTGGTGAAGCGAAGGCACCGGACCTGAAGGCACGCCGCTGGGACCAGGGCCTGGAGAAGCCACAGTTGGACTACTCAGAGTTCTTCAGTGAGGATGTGGGGCAGCTGCCCGGCCTCAGCATCTGGCAGATCGAGAACTTTGTGCCCACGCTGGTGGATGATGCCTTCTATGGGAAGTTCTACGAGGCCGATTGCTACATCGTGCTTAAG ACCTTCCTGGACGAGAATGGCTCCCTCAGCTGGGAGATCTACTACTGGATCGGGCAGGAGGCCACTCTGGACAAGAAGGCATGCTCTGCCATCCACGCCGTCAACCTGCGCAACTACCTGGGGGCTGAGTGCCGCTGTATCCGTGAGGAGATGGGGGATGAGAGTGATGAGTTCCTCCAG GTTTTTGATAATGACATCTCCTATATCGAGGGTGGCACAGCCAGCGGGTTCTTCACTGTTGAGGACACACAGTATGTCACCAG GCTGTACCGTGTCTATGGGAAGAAGAACATCAAGCTGGAGCCAGTGGCACTGAAAGGGACATCCCTAGACCCCCG CTTTGTCTTCCTCCTGGACCACGGCCTGGAGCTTTATGTATGGCGGGGCAGCCGGGCCACGCTGAGCAGCACCACCAAGGCCAG GCTCTTCGCTGAGAAGATCAACAAGAACGAGCGCAAGGGCAAAGCAGAGATCACACTGCTCTGCCAGGGCCAGGAGAGCCCTGAGTTCTGGGAGGTGCTGGGGGGACAGCCCGAAGAGATCCAGCCCTGTGTTCCCGATGACTTCCAGCCCCACAAGCCCAAGCTGTACAAG GTTGGCTTGGGGCTGGGTTACCTGGAGCTGCCCCAGATCAACTACAAGTTGTCAGTAGAGCACAAGAAGAGGCTGAAGGccgatctgatgcctgagatgCGCCTG CTGCAGAGCCTGTTGGACACCAAGAACGTGTACATCCTGGACTGCTGGTCTGATGTCTTTATCTGGATTGGGAGGAAGTCGTCACGGCTGGTGcgagcagcagcactgaagctgagccaggagctgtgTGGGATGCTGCACCGCCCCAAGCATGCCATGGTCACACGGAACCTGGAGGGCACCGAGTGCCAG GTGTTCAAATCCAAGTTCAAGAACTGGGATGATGTCCTGCAAGTGGACTACACCCGCAACGCTGAGAACGTGCTGCAGGAGGGCGGCCTGGCTGGCAAGGTGCGCAAGGACGCCGAGAAGAAGGACCAGATGAAGGCTGACCTCACCGCACTCTTCCTGCCCCGGCAGCCCCCCATGCCCCTGAATGAG gcagagcagctgatgGAGGAGTGGAATGAGGACCTGGACGGAATGGAGGGCTTCGTGCTGGAAGGCAAGAAATTTGCACGGCTGCCTGAGGAGGAGTTTGGCCATTTCCACACACATGACTGCTACGTCTTCCTCTGCAG ATACTGGGTGCCAGTAGAatatgaggaggaggaggaaaagagaaagaagactgaaggaaaagaggaagaggagggtgaggaagaagaggaggagaaacaaCCTGAAGAAGACTTCCAGTGCATCGTATACTTCTGGCAGGGCCGCGAGGCCTCCAACATGGGCTGGCTCACCTTTAccttcagcctgcagaagaaaTTTGAGAGTCTCTTCCCTGGCAAGCTAGAG GTGGTGCGCATGACCCAGCAACAGGAGAACCCCAAGTTCCTGTCACACTTCAAGAGGAGGTTTGTCATCCACCGGGGCAAGCGGAAGGAGAAGGCCAGCCCGCCCCAGCCCAGCCTGTACCACATCCGCACCAACGGTGGAGCCCTCTGCACCAG GTGCATCCAGATCAACACAGACGCTGGGCTGCTCAACTCTGAGTTCTGCTTCATCCTCAAG GTCCCATTTGAAAGCACAGACAACCAGGGCATTGTCTACACCTGGGTGGGCCGAGCTGCTGACCCTGATGAGGCCAAGCTGGCTGAGGACATCATGAACAACATGTTTGATGACTCCTACAGCAAGCAG GTGATCAACGAGGGAGAAGAGCCTGAAAACTTCTTCTGGGTGGGCATCGGGAGCCAGAAGCCTtatgatgaagatgctgaataCATGAAGCACTCCCGGCTCTTCAG GTGCTCCAACGAGAAAGGCTATTTTGCCGTGTCAGAGAAGTGTTCTGATTTCTGCCAGGATGACCTGGCTGATGATGACATCATGCTGCTGGACAATGGGCAGGAG GTTTACATGTGGGTGGGCACCCAGACCAGCCAGGTGGAGATCAAGCTGAGCCTCAAAGCGTGCCAG GTCTACATCCAACACATGCGCTCCAAGGACCCCACGCGGCCCCGCAAGCTGCGGTTGGTGCGGAAAGGCAACGAGCCCTGGCCCTTCACCCGCTGCTTCCACGCCTGGAGTGTCTTCCGTAAGCCCCCAGCATAA